The Oxobacter pfennigii genome includes the window TTCACTGTGGAACACATGCAAATTGCCTTTATACTCTATACCGCCGATTGGAGTGATTACGGCAGCTGTACCGCATGCTCCTGCTTCCTTCAATTCATCAAGCTTATCTACGTAGATATCCCTTTCTTCAACTTCCAACCCAAGGTATGCCTTTGCTATATGCATCAAGGAATATTTTGTTATGCTGGGAAGTATGGAGGGGGATTTCGGCGTTACAAATTTATTATCTTTAGTAATACCGAAGAAATTGGCAGCCCCTACTTCTTCTATTTTTGTGTGGGTTGCAGGATCTAAGTATACGCAGTCTGCATAGCCTTTCCCTGCAGCAAGTTCATGAGGATAAAGGCTTCCCGCATAGTTTCCGCCTACTTTGGCAGCTCCTGTTCCATAGGGTGCGGCTCTGTCGTATTCGGATATTGTAAAATTGACAGGTGCCATTCCTCCTTTAAAATATGGACCAACGGGAGTGCAGAATACCCGGAATATATATTCGGACGCAGGTTTTACACCCACGTTATCTCCTACTCCTATCATAAAGGGCCTTAAGTACAGTGTGGCTCCTGTTCCATGGGGCGGTACATAAGCTTCATTTGCCTTTGCTACCTGGATACAGGCATCAATGAATTTTTCCACCGGTATCTCGGGCATAAGTACCCTTCTGCAGCTTTGCTGCATGCGTTTTGCATTTTCATCAGGCCTGAAAAGCTGTATTTTTCCTTCCTTTGTTCGATATGCCTTTAAACCTTCAAAGCATTCCTGACCATAATGAAGGGAAGTTGAAGCCTCGCTTATGTAAAGCATGTTATCTTCAACCAGTTTACCTTCATCCCATTTTCCGTCCTTATACACTGAAATGTAGCGCAAATCGGTTTTGATATAGCTGAAACCTAGTTTGCCCCAGTCGATATTTACATTACTGCTCATTTCATTTTCCTCCTGCGCGTGAATATATTTTTATTTAAATTTTGATTTTATAGGTTATTTTTTGAAATTATAGTGAGTTTATTATACATAAGCAATGCATAAATTTCAAGTGAAAGCTTGTTTATTATAAGCTTTGCTATTCTATATACCTGAGGTAAAAAATATAATAATAATGACAACCTTTATTATCTTAGTTTGCTTCTTTAATCTCAGGGACAGACTAAACAGCCCTAGTGGAGGAATA containing:
- a CDS encoding branched-chain amino acid aminotransferase → MHAQEENEMSSNVNIDWGKLGFSYIKTDLRYISVYKDGKWDEGKLVEDNMLYISEASTSLHYGQECFEGLKAYRTKEGKIQLFRPDENAKRMQQSCRRVLMPEIPVEKFIDACIQVAKANEAYVPPHGTGATLYLRPFMIGVGDNVGVKPASEYIFRVFCTPVGPYFKGGMAPVNFTISEYDRAAPYGTGAAKVGGNYAGSLYPHELAAGKGYADCVYLDPATHTKIEEVGAANFFGITKDNKFVTPKSPSILPSITKYSLMHIAKAYLGLEVEERDIYVDKLDELKEAGACGTAAVITPIGGIEYKGNLHVFHSETEVGPVTKKLYDTLYGIQFGDVKAPEGWIVEVK